CAGGGTTCTGTAGCTGGGCTTCCGGCAAGTAATGGCGGGTCAGTAATAACAGTTCGTTATCCACGGGGAACGTGTAACAGATACTGGTGATATCCCCGTTGAAGATAAATCTAATCCAGCGTAGCATTCCAAGCCTTTGAGGTCGTTTTCGTCATAGTCTGACTGGCAGTCTTTCCATGCGCCTTCACCCATCCACGGCGTTTCACCCTGACACCAGATATTAAAGCGTTTGGTGAGCATCTCAGTCCATTGCGAGGGAATGCCTCGTGCTTTCTGGATTGTGTCGTGCAAAGCATCACTGTCTACGGAAACATTCAGGTTAGGATTAGCCTTTATCCAGAGGGCTTCATCATCAATCTCGTTCTCGTCGTCCAGTTCGTAGATCAGGGCAAACAGGGATTCATTTTGTTCTTCACCCTCCAATATCTGACAGCAATAATCATAGTGCTGTTTACAGGCGGATATCACGTTACTGCCTGCCGTAGTAATGGCAAACAGAATGCCTTCGGGACGGGCGCCCATCCCCAATTCAAGGGCAGAGTAAACCGCGTTATCGGGGTGCAAATGATACTCATCGACAATAGCAAGGCTGGGGTTAGTACCCTCAATCGTGGCGGCTTTGGCTGCCAACGGTTTTAACAGGCTGTTGCTCTTGGTATAAGTCACTTTGTGTTGCTGGATAGATACCCGCTTCTTGAGTGGTTTTGAAAGCAGGCACATCTGGCGGGCATCATCAAACACAATACGCGCCTGATCCCGACTCACGGCGGCGGTGTAAATATCCTGCTGCCCGTTCTCCATCACCAGAAACCAGTTAGCCAGTATCGCGGCTACCGTGGATTTGGCATTTTTGCGCGGCACCTGAATATAAGCACTGCGGTATTTCCGGCGACCGGTGGCCTTAACCTTGAAGCCGAACAGATTCGCAAAGGCGAACTGTTGCCACGGTTCAAGCATAATCGGCTTACCGCGCAAGTGGCCTTTGACGTGCGGGCAGAGACGGGAAAAGCCCACAAAACGTTCTACAACTTCGGTATCGAACATATAAAGCGGGTTATTCAGGTCGTTAAAGTAGCGTTTCACGGCCTGTTTTACCCGTTTACAGGCCGGAATATTGCCGTTTTTGATATCAAAAGCGTACTGTTCCCATGCGTTCATCGGGGTATCACTCAGGCCATCAGCACATCTAAATCGTCGGGTTCATCGCTTTCTACCGGATTTCGGCGGCGGGAAACCGGATCAAAGCCCAGCAATGACGACATTTTTATCATGATTTTTTCCGCATCGGCTTTCGCTTTCAGTGAGGGGTTACTGGTCGCTGCACCGCGTGAACCTTCCACTGCGAACCCGCGCACTTCAATGTCTTCAACGGCTTTACGGTAAATCGCATAGTTAACGCAATAGAGTTCTAAGTTGTTCCAGTCTGCTGGGCTGAGATCTTCCCGTTCGTTGAGGATTTTGGCTTTTGATTTCCATTGCTCGGCGGCAATCTCATTTAAATAAACGGGGGGTTTGGGTGCTCTTGCCATAATCTATTGTTTCCTATGAAGTTACTGCTATTGAAAAAAGTGCCGTGCATAAAAATTCGAGGGGGCGGGTGGTGCCATGAGGCAGGGCGTTTGTCATTTTTGACACCCCACCCCTTCTGAGTGCTTCTCTAGCGATTTCGGAAGCATTCCATTAGCTCCCTATCACGCTGTGTCTTGCGCCTCGCTGTGGGTTTCTCAGGCGCAATCTGATTTTGTTGTCGGTAAGGTTCACTGTGCTTGAGTAACCCTTTAAGGAGTTGATCCACTTCATCTTCACGCATCTTGGTTATACTCATGAATCCAGTTATTGCGCTGGGCTGCCTTTGCTTCCAGTTCCCGATATTCCCCATTCTTACGCCGCTGTTTCGTTGTTGGGTCAGTGGTCACGGTCTTTCGACTGTGGCAGCTATTACATAGCGGCTGGTGATTGAAGTCAGGCCAAAACAGCACATCACTACCACCGTCAATGGGTATGATATGATCCACAATCGTCGCTGGGGCATACACACCTACCTTGAAACAATGCACACACAGCGGATTGGACTTAAGGAATTGCAGACGGTATTTATCCCATGCAGGGGTATAACCTCGCTCACGCCTTGAGCCTCGTTTACTGTCCTGTTGTCGTCTAGCTTCCCGTTTGTGCTGCTCACAGCGACCAGACTTGACCCGCTCACGGCAATTGGGATAGCTACAGCGCTTTAACGGTTGCCACGGCATCAGTAGACTCCTACATCACGATAGACAGACCATAATGATTTGATGGTGAACGGGATTTCTTTCAGTTCCTTATCTGCCACCATCGAACGAGTTTCATACAGTAAACCGATATAAAGTAAACAGCCAACTTTGATCGCCGGACTGAATACCAAGCCATCATCAAAGCGCTTGCCGATATGTTGCTGGCAGACTTCTAAGGCAGCATTGGCATAACCTTGAAGTAAGGTATCTTCTAACGTATCACTTTCATCTATCCGGCAATGTTGTTTGATTTCGTCCAATGTTATGAGAGGGTTACTCATCTTTCACCTCTGTTTTTTTAATACTGACCTCTTGCTTCCATGCCTGGCTAAACTCATCGCCACCATCACGGGGGATAATCCCTCGCGTTCACGGGCTTCATTCGGGCACATCACACCGGATTTAATCGCCGTCTCGTAGCTCTGAAAGCGTTCTTTCGGATTGGCTCGCAGTAGATCGGCTGTGTCAAATTCAACTTGGTAGCGAATGCCTCGTTTTGGTGAGTTCATCAGCAAGGCGGACTTGATTTGCTGCTCAAAGTTAGCCAGCCACGGGCGCATGGTGATCGTCAGAAAAGCGCGTGATGCTTCGCTAAAATTACTGTAGGTACTGTTCGAATACTCTTGCAGGAAGATCGGGCTGACATTGAACATACGGGCAATATCTTCAATCGTGAAGCGACGAGAGGCCAGCCATTCCGCATCTTGGTTGCTCATGCCTAACTGTTGGTATTCCATCCCCCCTCAAGAATGGGCGTTTTCCCTGCATTGCGAGCGCCCTTATAACGTTCGAGGGCTTCCAGTGCCTTATTGCCCTTGATGCCATCCAGCCAGTCAGCGGCTTTAATCACGCCCGCTGCCATCATGCCCTCTTTCATTATGCTGGCACCGTGGCGCTGTTGTGCCAGCCCCAAACCCAGTGTTTCACGGCAGATGGTGACTGGCGAACGCCCCAAAAAGCCATCTTCGGTGGCATAACGCAAATGCAATACTTCTTCTTGTAGGTAGGTTTTGACCTTGCCGCTATAAGGTTCGGTAATGGTGTAAGCAAAGCGGTGATCCGATAATCGTTGCGGCACAACCGCTGACGGTGGGTAAGGGTGCAACGATTGTGGCTGTCCGTCTTTTCCCCAGACTATGACTGCATACGCATTACCATTGAGTAAGCAATGACGCATCAGGGTTCGCTTAAACTGAAAAGGCGTCTGGCAGTCATTCGGGTATTCATTGAGCAAATAATCCACGGGGTGATCACTGAGCCATTCGCGGGACTCCTTGCCGTTCTGGTGCTGAACCCGATAGAGATAGCAAGGCATGGTCGCCACGGCTTCACTAATCACCGTGACAGCATTCATCACGGCGGGTAAGCCTTCGGCTGTAGACGGTGAAACATGCTCGCCTGATTTGGTGTTAGATATACCTGCCAGAGAAAGAAACTCATCAATACTGACACTGCGAGTCTCAGCGGCTTTACGCTTAAAAGGCCACATAGTTACACCTCGGACAGTTGCAGCCAGTAATGACGCAAATCAACATTGTTAGGCTTAACCCTATTCAGCGAACGCTTGGCAATCTCAACACCGCTTTCAGGGTAGGCGGGTAAACTGGTGACAGTGATTTCCCGTAGTTCCGCTTCTAAAACGGTTCTCAGATAAGGCTCCTGACCCACATCCCACTGATCTTTGATAGCTCGAAAGCCAAAAGACATACCGGAAATATCACCCCGTTCAACTAGTGCCAGTACATCACGCCCTAATTGGGTATCAGGCGGGGTTAACTCAAAGCGTAATCCGGTGGCATCTTCGGCAAGCTGCAATGTACCAGACGTAGTACGGCCTAACAGGTTCATGTGATCATGTTCATAAAGCGCCCTGACATCTGTACCCGCCGTTAAGCTGGTGCTAAACGCATTCGGGGCGAACTGCTCGACAAACTCATCCCACAAAACTTGTGATCGGCTGTTCCACTTAATGACATAACCGGTCAGTTTCTTATCACTGGCAGACAGGGAAGCGGTGCGGATTTCAAAATCATTTTTCATTGGTAGACTCCAGACTACAAAGGGGCGCAGTGCCCTTATCGTTAACCCGCTTTCGTGCCTTTGATTTCGAGCACTTTGATTGCGTTGGAATCCACCAGACCACCACCCAAATATTTATCCGTGTGTACCTTGTAGTACCCCGGTTCGGTGATATTGTCAGGACGGGTGCGTGTGCCGGTATCATGGTCAACGATGAAGTAACCGCGTTTGAAGTCACCCAGACCGATAGCATCATCCGGCATAAATTCGAGATAATGGACAGGCAAGCCCAGTAACATATCAGGATCACCTGCTTGCAGACGTTCGCGCCAGATGTAATCACCGTTGCCGTTTTTCAGCTTCTGCACTTTGGCAGCCGTCGTGGAGTTCATCACCCACACCGCATTTTTACGGTATTTGTTCCTGAGCAGGAATTTCAGGTCAATCAGGCTATCGGCTTCCAGTTTGGCAACTTCCAGCTTTTGCAACGTACCGAACGCACGGGCTTTATCGGCTTGGGTATCACGAGGATAAGACAGGAAGCCTTTCGCTTTCTTGCTGCCGTCACCACTCACAAGATCGGTTTCTTCGGTATCAACAAACGTATCTGCAATTTCTGAGGTTAACCAGCCTAAAATATCGACATCGCTAAAATCGATGATTTCTTGGGTAGTCTTAGGGTAGGCATAAATCGGAAACAGCTTGATGCTGACTTCTTCCATCGTCGGTGTGGCTGTCTCACTGCGTGCCTTGCCTTCTTCCCCGTGGGCGACGGCTGCACCCCCGACCGAAACAAGCTGTTTATACTCATTACTACGCGTGGTCTTAATCGTACAAATCCGGCGCATAACCGACTCATCAGCCAGTTGCTGCATGATCTGTTTATTCAGCTCAGGGATAACGGTATAGCCACCTTCGGAGGGTACGCTCGTAGACAAGGTGCGGGTTTCTCCGGTCACGATATAGTGACGCAGTTCATCATTGCTGAGTGTTTTACTGGCGGGCTGGTTCTTGGCCTGATTTCGCTCTTCATCCGATAAAGCCTCATAACGGGCGATTTCTGCATTCAGGGCACCGGACTGACTGCGCAGCTCGTCAAACTGTTTAGCTTCATCGGCATTAAGAGAGCGCTTTTCGTCTTCGGCTTTGGTGAGAAGAGAACGCATCTGCTGGGTTAAATCGGCTTTTTGCTGGCGTAATTCGAGTAATTTCTTCATGGTGCCTCTGCATGTAGGTTAAGGGTTCGCTGTCATGCAGGTTTGAGGAAGCGGTAGCGGGTTAGCACTACCGCCTTTGAGGACTTGCTACAGAGCAATTGAAGTCAGGACGTGCCTACATGGTTCAGCAATCACTATTTAACACCATGAAAAATAATAAAAAAGACCTCGTGATAGGAGGTCTAAACAAGGGGAAACATGAGGACGGGATATTTACAAATCTTTACTTTTATTTTTCACTCATCCAATCCGGCGCGTCGTTCATGATTTCTCTGAACGCCTGTAATTGTTCTATCAATACATCTAACTGCTCTTTATTGGTTGCCAGTATTTCCTCAGAAAATGTGTGGCGCAGACTACCACCTGAATCCTGAAAGAAAAAAGCATGACCATTGACCAACTGGCGGTACTCGCTTGTATGTAAATCGTCTAACTGCGTAATACCGTAATAATCGTAGTGTTCTCTGATATCTTCTTGCGTAATCGGCATAATATTCCCCTTATATAATTATTCTACTTCTCTGAATAGGGTTACTTGGAAAGTTTCTAAGGCTTCAGCTATCCCACGAATGTTCATCGCTAATTCATCCCGTGCCGCTGTCTTCATGAATGCGGCTATAAGCTCTGGGTGCTGTTTGGCATACCCCTCACCGAACAAAGCATCTATTTCTTTGACTGCTCTTTCCATCCAGTACGCGGCTGAATTAGCTGCCTGTCTTTCAATCGTTGTTGCATCTAACATATGTTCTCCATTTTTGTATATATATAGTGAAAAGTTACCGACAACACCGACAAACCGACAATGAGGTAAAATACAATTTAATATCAATTAGATACACTGTTAAATCGTTGTCGGTTAATTGTCGCTCAATTTTTTGATATCGCTAGAATTACAATATTATTGTTATCTTTCATGTAGATAAACATCACTTCCTGTTGTCGAAAACCGACAACGCTACTTATAAACTCTTTCATATTTATCCGAATCCTTTTGCCTACCAAAAAAAGAAAGTTTTTCTTCTGGCAGGTGCTTTGTTTTAAGTCCGCCAATGAAAACGACAAATCGACAACGTACCGACAAACATTTAACATTTTAGTATATTGATTTATAAGATATTTATATTACTGTTGTCGGTTTGTCGGTGTTGTCGGTCAGTTTTACGCGTATAGAGAATTTATTCTTCTATTTCATCAGTGGAATACATCAGCACATAATACTTACGGGGTGAGCCGTTGTGCTTCATGCCTTGCACCTTAAAGCCACCATTTGCGGCCTTTCTTAGCATCCCTGATTCAGCGAGAACCCGCGCAAACATCTTCGTATCGAACGTTTCTGATACCTCATTCTCGAACACATCTGGGAATGTGTAGAAATGGATAAGGCCGGCATTATTGGGGATATCGCTGGTATCTTTTCGGTAGCCTGCAAGGTTAGAAATAGTGGCATGATCATAGGTGTACGGTTCTGGTGCATACCGACTCAATCCAAAACGGTCTAAAAATGCCTCGGTTTGTTCCCGTATCTGTTGGTGTTCTTTATTGGCAGTACCAAATTCAGCCACCCACGCATTAAAGCAGTGTTGAATTGCGTCTCTGCTTTCCTGTTCTGTCCATCCGGTGAGATGCGTCGCTGCAATAAGTGCCCCCTCTAAGATGGCGAACCGTTCTGCCACGCGGGGAAGTTGTGCCCCAGCGCCTTTGGGGATCAACCCATTCCAGCGGATTTTGGCTTCTTCAATGGTGTTTCTCGTTGCTTTTTGATGCTGAGTCAGATATTCACACCATACCCGCCCAATAGCCCCATGATTGTCAGCAATGGCTTTTTCGATTGCCTTAGCGTGTTCTCTGGCATCCTGATAACCATGTAAAACAGTCGGGCTACTGAACGGAATATTCAGCAACCGGACAAGCTGGCCTGCTTTCATGCGCTTGCCCTCACTTCTGACAAACGTATCAAGATCGACCTCGCCAGTACTGATAGCTATCGTTTTAAACTGGAGAATGTCACGGTTGCCGCCACCTCTTGCCCCTTGTAACTTGCCTTTGCCGTTAAACAGCGCATAAGACGCATTAGCCACATCTTTAACCGATGATCCCTGCCCGACTTCATCAAGAGGTAACAGGTTGTTATTATGGGCGGCGGCTTCATTAATCAATCCCAATGTAGTTGCAAACCACGTTAAACGCATGGCAGACGGCTCACCAAAGACACTACAGCCGACGCTTTGCGCGGTGGTTTTCCCTGCGGTGCTCTGGTCATAAAAGTGAACCCCAAAGCCATCATCACGCAATAAACCGATAACCGGGGAAGCTAACGCAGCCGCAATGGACAGCATCATAAAGGGATTGCCTTTGGCTAATTTGGCTACTGAGTCACGCCAGCTTTCAGGCGTTCCTGCCACGGTATACCCGCGTATTGATGATGTTCTGCCACAAAAGATAACGGACTTCTCTGGAGTGCCAATCACCTCGCCCGTTGGGAAGATGTAAGCCCCATGCTGCCAGCCTGTTGAGTGGGTAATGTGCCAGTCGGTTTTTTTAGCACAGCGTTGTAACCAATCCGATAGCGTGTGACGTAAAAAAGGTTTAGTGGCAATATTCAATCCTGCGGCTTTGAGCTGTCGCCAGCCTTCATTTGCGCCAACATCACCTGTTTTCACTGCCTCAGTGTAAGTTGTCCCGTCTTCTTCCCACTGGATAATCAGATAAAATTCAATATCATCACGACCGCGCCCGATCACCTTCATTGAGTCACTGAGCCATTGCTCATGGTTGATAATTTCGCCGCTCTCTTTGTCCACCTTTGGCGTAACGTAATAAATTCCGTTTTTACGCTCATCAATAAAGGGCTTTAACGGATCACGCTCTTTTGTCCGGTGTTCGTCCAGATTAATGACGATTGATTTTGATACTGACATATTCTCCCCCACCTGATACAACCCTTCACTGAATGCCTGTTTTGCTGCCTCGATACCGTGATGCTGGCGATAATCGTCCCAATCAGCCTTGTGCTCTGTTGGCGGTAACGCTACCCACCCATTAATAGCCTTAGCGGTCTTCTCGGCTGCAATCTTGCCGACGTTCTTCTTGGGCTTACCTTTGTCGTCCAGTTCTTCCGGTGAGTGCCAATCATTGTCAGCCGCCAGAATGATTTTTACTGTTGGCCACCGCTCTCTGATCTGTTTAGCCACAGTCGGTAAATTTCCTTCATCAATAGCAGCCAGCACCAAGCCCTCATGCAATTGGTCGACCGTTAAGGCCGTTGCATAGCCCTCAGCAATAATGATCGTGTCCGGCGTTCCAATTACGGGCGATAAGGGGATAAAGCTCCCCTTTTTCTTCGAGCCGGGGACAAAGCGCTTTTCACCACTCGGCTTAATGACCTGCGCACCGGTGATTGTGCCGTCCAGTGCCTGAATGACCAGCAACAACGAACCGTCTTTCAGTAGCTTCTGATTGGGACATTGCAGCCCCTTTTGAGTCAGGTAGTCGGATTGTCCGATAGTGGATTGAGCCACCAGCTTGTTAACTTTCTCGGTGATGGGTTGAGCCTCTGATTTTAGCGCCTCCTTTCTGGCGGGCTTGGGTTCTGGTAAGGGAAGCAACAACGCCTCAGAAACCACCTTAGCCGCTTCAATTACCGTGATACCTTTGACCTTCATCAGTAAATCAAAGCCATCGCCGTGATTCGGGTTATCACACTGGCGACAATGCCAGTCACCGTTACCGTGATCGTCTATGAAGTGAAAACGGTCAGTACCGCCACAGATAGGGCAAGCACCATGCTTACCCTTTGCTGGAACATCCACCCCACAAGCAGACAACAAACCTTGCCATTGCCCTTGCGCCGCTGCTTTCACCGACCGAATATCAATATGACTTACCATTTTGGGAATCCCTCGCGGTGATGGATTTCAAACTGAGCGTTTTGCTGCGTGTCATTCAGGGCTTCGGCAATTCGGGGCAGGTACATCAGGGCTTCACCGATACGGCGTAAATCCTCCCTTGCCTGACGATTGTCATAGTTTTCGTTATCAACTGACCAGAAAGCCATTTCCCCCATTGCAGACATTGCCGCCATCACGCTACTCAATGCCCCTTCGGAGTTTTTGCGCAGATCTTTGAGTTCTTCGGTGCTCAGGTCGTTAAAGCTGGTGCGTACCAAATGTTTATAGATATCAGACATGATCATGCTCTCCCTGCGTAGGTGTATTCTTTAGTGAATCGGCTTAATGGCATGGTGCACGGGGTGTGATAACCATCACGGACAAAGGTCACGCGATTAAAGGCGACTGACAGCACTTGTACGGCTTCCCCGTTCTTATGGGTGTAATAGTCATGGGGGCTGGGTTACGCATGATTCACCCCCTGAACGGTAGACATATCGCTACAGTTGAAAGGAGTATCGATACCGATATCCCATGCTTGACGGGAAACGAATATCAGCGAGGACATGCCAGCCAGTAGACGGGCTTCAACTTCACTATCCGCCAGCACAGTGATAAGGCGCGCCGGATGAATATCCACCAATCGCTGAGTGCCTGATGCAATTAGGAATGTAAATTTAAGGCGAGTTTGGTTATGCTGTGGGGTATCCATAGCGTAAGACTCCTTTACGTTTTTGGTTAGACGCCTCGATAGTGTTGTAGCACTTCGGGGCGTTGTTGTTTTTGGTCTACACTTGTCATACACTTGATGTATAAGTCCAATATAAACAGGAGTAAACCAAGTGTCAACCATTAAAATATCAGGAAAGGGAAATAAGCAAATCGCGTTAAGAGTAGAACCATCCCTTGAGCAAGGAATAAAAGCAGCGTTAGCCCAAGATGGTGACGCTTCTGTATCTGCATGGATAAAGAGAATTATCCGTAAAGAGTTGCAATCTCGCGGCATTGAACAATAACTAACCGACCGACAATAAGTCCGGTGGTTAACCGAATGAATATCTTTCACTTGGTTGACTGACTCGAAATAATCATAGTAGTTAACCAATTGATTTATCTCATGACGCAAAGACGCGTGATCCCAAAGGGTAGCATTCGCCGTGCTATCCTTTTCTTTTTGCACTCCACTAAATGATGACTGCAAAGTTTGCGCGTCGCTAAATGATACGCGCATATTATGACCAGACTGCATATTTGCAGTGCGATTAGATATCAATGGGTTAAGCAGCCACCCCGAAATAATCGGGGAGCCTCCCAAACTACGACCAAACGCCAATCTGACGGTCAGCGGGGAAATCAATGAGTTACTGAGGTGTCCGAAAATATTCGCATACCCATCAGCGAAATATTTCTCCGATTGGAACTGAGCGAAAAGTTTCTCTGAGTGACCAGCCAAAGTGAGGACTACGGTATTCTTCGAGGTCACTGAGTTAATGACCTCGGTAACGGGACTCCTTAAACTAAAGGAATTCCTATAGTTAATTTTTCCCCGACTTGAGGTTAATTGTTCAATATTTGGTCTTTGATTCCCCCGTTTCGGGGGAACAGAGAGTGCTTTATGACCGCTCATCAAATTAGCCTCCAATGCGCCCTGTAGGGTTCATTAGTGTTGCGAACAGCTCAATACGGCGGCTTACTTCCCTCAGTGCTTGTGTTGGTGATTGCCCTGCATTCCTTGCATCTTGAAAAGCAGCCTGTTCAATCTTCTGAATACAGACAAGTAATCCTAACTGTTGCTCATCTGCGTTCTGGCGTTCACCATCCAGTAAACCCGCAAAGCGATTCTCAGTACGAGCAAGGTTGATGTAATGGTGACGTTCTGCGCCCAGATCACGTAAAGCATCACGGGATTCATGATAGTTAGGCAGATATTCACGACGTATAGGTTCAGCAGCTCGCTTCTTAGCAAAGGCTTTTGTTACATCCAGCTTAAACTGAACCATCAGATCATGATCACGCCCTCTAATAAGTCGGCACATAAAGTCGAACTGGTCTTCATTGAGCAAGGCGTATTTATGCTTACGTTCACCAAGTTGCTCAGTATTTAATCGCTCCGTTTGAAACGGAAGGATTCCAAACTGCCTTAAATTCTTAGTGTTCTTCCTAATTAATTCATAAAGGCTCTTATGCTGAATTCCGATGCGCTTAGCAAACAGGCGTGAATCAATTCTCGATTCAGTTCTATGCTGAACCAAAATAAGCTCTTGGCTGTTTTCAGTGTGAGCAAGTCCCTGACCATTTAAGGCCATATTTTTAGATGTCATATTTCTACCCTGTCTTAATTAATTTGATTTTCGGCTATAGGGGTTATTTACGTTCTCTACTGTTGGAGGATTACGTACCCACCACAAAACATCACTTAATAACCATGAGACGGAATTACGCCCCAATGGAACGCGTTTAGGAAATTTACCTTCTTCCTCTAATACCCAACGACGAGAACGCGATAAACTGGAAAGATGCTCACATTCTTTTTCCCTGATTCGACGATCATATTTCTCGCCATACTCATTTAAAATTGATTGTCGTTCTTGTGGTGTCGGTGATGTAAACTTCATTGCCATATTTTTATATTCTCCAAAAACAAAAACCCCGCGAGCGAGGTTATTATTAATTTAAATGATGTTTAATTTTATTCTGGCTTCCAAGTGCCTTTTATCCATGCCTGAATTTCAGACAATCGATAAACTTTAGTTTGTGGACCTATCGTTATTTTTAAAGGAAACTT
The sequence above is drawn from the Xenorhabdus ishibashii genome and encodes:
- a CDS encoding phage terminase small subunit P27 family, whose amino-acid sequence is MARAPKPPVYLNEIAAEQWKSKAKILNEREDLSPADWNNLELYCVNYAIYRKAVEDIEVRGFAVEGSRGAATSNPSLKAKADAEKIMIKMSSLLGFDPVSRRRNPVESDEPDDLDVLMA
- a CDS encoding HNH endonuclease encodes the protein MPWQPLKRCSYPNCRERVKSGRCEQHKREARRQQDSKRGSRRERGYTPAWDKYRLQFLKSNPLCVHCFKVGVYAPATIVDHIIPIDGGSDVLFWPDFNHQPLCNSCHSRKTVTTDPTTKQRRKNGEYRELEAKAAQRNNWIHEYNQDA
- a CDS encoding head-tail connector protein; this encodes MSNPLITLDEIKQHCRIDESDTLEDTLLQGYANAALEVCQQHIGKRFDDGLVFSPAIKVGCLLYIGLLYETRSMVADKELKEIPFTIKSLWSVYRDVGVY
- a CDS encoding HK97 family phage prohead protease, giving the protein MKNDFEIRTASLSASDKKLTGYVIKWNSRSQVLWDEFVEQFAPNAFSTSLTAGTDVRALYEHDHMNLLGRTTSGTLQLAEDATGLRFELTPPDTQLGRDVLALVERGDISGMSFGFRAIKDQWDVGQEPYLRTVLEAELREITVTSLPAYPESGVEIAKRSLNRVKPNNVDLRHYWLQLSEV
- a CDS encoding phage major capsid protein, whose product is MKKLLELRQQKADLTQQMRSLLTKAEDEKRSLNADEAKQFDELRSQSGALNAEIARYEALSDEERNQAKNQPASKTLSNDELRHYIVTGETRTLSTSVPSEGGYTVIPELNKQIMQQLADESVMRRICTIKTTRSNEYKQLVSVGGAAVAHGEEGKARSETATPTMEEVSIKLFPIYAYPKTTQEIIDFSDVDILGWLTSEIADTFVDTEETDLVSGDGSKKAKGFLSYPRDTQADKARAFGTLQKLEVAKLEADSLIDLKFLLRNKYRKNAVWVMNSTTAAKVQKLKNGNGDYIWRERLQAGDPDMLLGLPVHYLEFMPDDAIGLGDFKRGYFIVDHDTGTRTRPDNITEPGYYKVHTDKYLGGGLVDSNAIKVLEIKGTKAG
- a CDS encoding DUF927 domain-containing protein, which encodes MVSHIDIRSVKAAAQGQWQGLLSACGVDVPAKGKHGACPICGGTDRFHFIDDHGNGDWHCRQCDNPNHGDGFDLLMKVKGITVIEAAKVVSEALLLPLPEPKPARKEALKSEAQPITEKVNKLVAQSTIGQSDYLTQKGLQCPNQKLLKDGSLLLVIQALDGTITGAQVIKPSGEKRFVPGSKKKGSFIPLSPVIGTPDTIIIAEGYATALTVDQLHEGLVLAAIDEGNLPTVAKQIRERWPTVKIILAADNDWHSPEELDDKGKPKKNVGKIAAEKTAKAINGWVALPPTEHKADWDDYRQHHGIEAAKQAFSEGLYQVGENMSVSKSIVINLDEHRTKERDPLKPFIDERKNGIYYVTPKVDKESGEIINHEQWLSDSMKVIGRGRDDIEFYLIIQWEEDGTTYTEAVKTGDVGANEGWRQLKAAGLNIATKPFLRHTLSDWLQRCAKKTDWHITHSTGWQHGAYIFPTGEVIGTPEKSVIFCGRTSSIRGYTVAGTPESWRDSVAKLAKGNPFMMLSIAAALASPVIGLLRDDGFGVHFYDQSTAGKTTAQSVGCSVFGEPSAMRLTWFATTLGLINEAAAHNNNLLPLDEVGQGSSVKDVANASYALFNGKGKLQGARGGGNRDILQFKTIAISTGEVDLDTFVRSEGKRMKAGQLVRLLNIPFSSPTVLHGYQDAREHAKAIEKAIADNHGAIGRVWCEYLTQHQKATRNTIEEAKIRWNGLIPKGAGAQLPRVAERFAILEGALIAATHLTGWTEQESRDAIQHCFNAWVAEFGTANKEHQQIREQTEAFLDRFGLSRYAPEPYTYDHATISNLAGYRKDTSDIPNNAGLIHFYTFPDVFENEVSETFDTKMFARVLAESGMLRKAANGGFKVQGMKHNGSPRKYYVLMYSTDEIEE
- a CDS encoding Rha family transcriptional regulator gives rise to the protein MTSKNMALNGQGLAHTENSQELILVQHRTESRIDSRLFAKRIGIQHKSLYELIRKNTKNLRQFGILPFQTERLNTEQLGERKHKYALLNEDQFDFMCRLIRGRDHDLMVQFKLDVTKAFAKKRAAEPIRREYLPNYHESRDALRDLGAERHHYINLARTENRFAGLLDGERQNADEQQLGLLVCIQKIEQAAFQDARNAGQSPTQALREVSRRIELFATLMNPTGRIGG
- a CDS encoding helix-turn-helix transcriptional regulator — encoded protein: MAMKFTSPTPQERQSILNEYGEKYDRRIREKECEHLSSLSRSRRWVLEEEGKFPKRVPLGRNSVSWLLSDVLWWVRNPPTVENVNNPYSRKSN